DNA sequence from the Phycisphaeraceae bacterium genome:
GCGGCGAGTGCTGCACCGTGTCGTGCCGACGCCTCTGCCCCCCGGAGCGCGGGTGAAGCCCGCCGAACTCCCGATGCGCCTCGAGCACACTCGACCTCCTCGCCACTCCCGAGCCCCCCAAGGGAATCGCTCTACGCTATCCCCATGCCAAGCGAGCCGCCAGCTCCTTCGCCCCATCGTGACTCCCCTCGCGGTGGCGCGCAGCGATCCACTGCCCAGTTCGATCCTGCGTCGATCGAACGGCCCGATCCGCGACTCCTCACCTACTACCTCATCGTCTCGCTGGCGTCGCTGATCTTCGCGCCGATTGTGTTCCTTCCTTTGTTCCTGCGATACAAATCGCTGCGGTACCGCGTGGACCGCGATGGCATCTCGATGCGAGTCGGCGTGCTGTTCAGGCAGGAGGTTCACCTGACCTATCGACGCATCCAGGACATTCATGTCACGCGAGGACTGCTCCAGCGGTGGCTTGGGCTCGCGACGATTTCACTCCAGACGGCATCGGGCAGCGCCGCGGCCGAAATGCAGATCG
Encoded proteins:
- a CDS encoding PH domain-containing protein; this translates as MPSEPPAPSPHRDSPRGGAQRSTAQFDPASIERPDPRLLTYYLIVSLASLIFAPIVFLPLFLRYKSLRYRVDRDGISMRVGVLFRQEVHLTYRRIQDIHVTRGLLQRWLGLATISLQTASGSAAAEMQIEGVLEADALRDWLYARMRGAAGDTEGEALDGPAPGRSAAVARGAMAGVEAGVEAGVEAGIGDEAPFPEPGSCEATRVLREILLEVRALRERLDELERRT